ATCGTGGTCAATATCTACAAAATGAATGGTATTCCACAAACCATTTGAATTTTCAAGAGCTTTGATATTTATTTTTTCAAATGAATTGTTCTTTAATTCAAAAACTTGAATTGGCATAAAATGTCCAGCAATTATCAATTCAACCTGACCGTCATTATTGAGGTCTTTAAATTGTGCATCTCTTATCATTCCTAATTGATGCGAAGATAAATATGCACGCGTAGCATCTTTAAAGCTGTTGCTTTGTTGGTTGAGTAGTAGATAACTTTTAGGCGATTGACCAAAAGTATTAAAATCTATACCTGCCCCAAGAAAAACATCAATATAACCATCTTGATTGACATCGGTTGTGGCTATGCTATTGAATTGCTGATTTAACACTGGAAAAGCCTTGTCTTTGAAGATAAACTTTCCATTATCATTAAGATATAATCTTGGTTGTAAAGCTACACCAGATTGAAATTCGTTGCCGCCAGAAATCACGATTAAATCTAAATCATTATCGTTATCAATGTCTATAAATTTTTGATCGAGATCTTCATTTTTCTCGTGGGTTCTAAAAACATCTTCTTGTTGAGATTGAAAACTTCCATCGGCTTGTTGAACAAATAATCGACTTGGTTTGAACTTGGCGTTTCCGATAAAAATATCATTTAAACCATCTTGATTGATATCAGCTATACTGACTTTTGGACCGAGATTTGCATTCATATAAGGAATGAGCGGTTGGCGACTAAATTCGTAAGATTGATATTCATAATGTTCAAATGGAATTTTTTTAGAGGAAATATTCTCAAACAAATCTGTTGAGTTTAAAATAGTGTAATCAAACTTTGAGATGGCATTTGATTGTTTCACGGTAAGTGTTTGGTTGATTTTGATGTTATTTAAACTTTGAAATTGGTCATTTGGCTAAATCACCCAAGCGGAATCTACAGTTTTGGTTTGACCGAGACCAAAATGTATTTCAGGTATTGTTGAAGACATATAACCTTGGTTCACGTAATTTTCACGAAGCATTTTTTTGCCATCTACAAATAAAACGACTTTAGTCCCAATGCCGTTTTGGTTGGGTTTGTTTCCGTCAAATTTTATTTTCAGATAGTTGGCGTTCGATAGGTTTTCATAAATCATGGCTTCGTCGTTGATGTTGTTGACGATGATATCTAAATCACCGTCATTGTCTAAGTCTGCATAAGTCGAGCCGTTAGAGTAGGAGGTTGGTTGTTTCTTCCAATGTTTAAAGGTGTCTTTAAAACTTTTGTTATCTTTATTTAAAAATAATTTGTTTTGTTTTTTGTATTTTGGAAGCTTTTCTAAAAGATTCAAATCTTTTTTTTCAAGACCTTGATTGATTTTGTTTTGATAGGTTTTATCAGAAATAAAATTGATAAAATCCATATCATTTGTCGCTCCAAAAATACCGTTGCTGACAAAAATATCGCTACTGCTATCGTTATTAAAATCGGCTACCAACGCAGACCAAGACCAATCTGTTGCAGCAACATTCTTTGAGTTAGCCACTTCACTGAAATTGAGATTTCCTTGATTGAGATGCAAGGTGTTGCTCATATATTGCGGTGCATAATTGTTTTTAAGGTATTGTTGATAGGTTAAATAAGGATATTCTGTGCCTGACACTTTGTATTCTTCTATATGTTCAGGAAGCATATCTACGGAAATGATATCGGGTTTTAGGTCATTATTTATATCAGCGATAGCATTTCCCATTGAAAAATGTGTGGTATGTCCAAGTGCATTTTGATTTTGAGAAATAATGTCTAAAAATGTTTTGTTTCTTTGGTTGATGTAGAGATAATCATTTTCAAAAAAATCGTTGCCAACATAAATATCGGTATATCCGTCTAAGTTGATGTCACTCAAGCTGAAATCTAAACCGTAACCAATTTCACTTGAAAAGATGTTGCTGTCAGCGGTAACTTCAACAAATTTATTGTTTTGATTTTTAAATATTTTGTCTCCAGCTAAGGGATTAAATTGAAGTCTTTTTTTGCCGTTGCCATAAGTGCGGTTGGGATGCAGTGAATGATTAAGGAGAAACAAATCTAAATCGCCGTCTTTGTCATAGTCAAAAAAGCCAGCTTGTTGGGCGTAGCTTGAAATATTTAGTCCGTATTTGTCAGCTTCATCTTTAAAAGTAGGAATACCTTTTTTATCAACACCTTGATTAACAAGTAATTGGTTGTAGGCTTTAGTATCGTTTAAGCCTGTAACTTGACAAATGTAAATGTCCATTAATCCATCCTGATTGATATCAACCGAAGTTGCACCAGTTGACCAATTGTTTTTTGGGATTTGAGAAGATTGGGTAATGTTTTTAAATTTTAGATTGTCTTTATTGAGATAAAGTTGGTTTGGGGTTTGATTTCCTGTAAAAAAGATATCGGGCAAGTTGTCATTATTGAAATCAGCAACAGAAACACCAGCACCATTGTAGAAATAGAGGTAATTTAAAATATTAAGTTCAGGTTTTGAAGTTAGCTTGTTATTAAACTTAATATTAGTAGATTGAGAAGTTAATACATTAAAACCTACATCTATTTTTTCTTGCCTTTGATGATTGTTTTGACACGACCAAAGCAACAGTAGTAAACCGATAACAATAAAAGGGAATTTATACATCTTAATTTTTAATTAAAAAAAGCCCTCTTGAATTGCAAAAGGGCTTTTTAAATTAATTATAAAATAACTCAAATTAATAACCAGGATTTTGTGTAAGATTTGGGTTATTTGCAACTGTTCTTTCAGGAATTGGGAACAAAACTCTGAAAGGTTCTGAAGCAGACTTCTCATTCCAAGAGTCTAAGAATTTACCAAATCTTATCAAATCAGTTCTACGGTGACCTTCCCACCATAATTCTCGACCTCTTTCGTCGATGATGTCATCTTCAGTTAAGGCACTAAGCGTTGACGCACCTCTAGAAGTTCTGATATCATTGATAATTTGAAGTGCTTCACCTTCTTGACCGAGTCTAAATAGAGCTTCGGCTTTTGTTAAAAGCACTTCTGCATATCTGATTAAAGCATAATCATTTTCAGGGGTATCTATATTCTGATAATCTGGAAGATATTTTAAGCCTCGTATCCGCTAGTTTCAAGAGTTGGACCTTCAGAAATTATAGGGCTTTCAAGTGTAAACACTAATGGATTACCATTTCTGTCTTGAAGCGGGTTACCATCGACATCATATTGTTGTCCAATTAAAAAACCAGCTTTAAGACCACTAACATCTGTAAGTCCAGGATAATCAACACCGCCTTTTCTGACATCGTTATCTTCAAATTTATTATAGAAATCTGCAATGGTTGTAAAGCCATTCCAACCGCCTGGATTTTGATTATAGTGAAGGGTCATAAGGTAACGAGAGGCAACATTTCCTCCAGGTTCACCTCTGGTATTAGCTTGTGTGAAAATTAACTCAGAACTGATTTGACCATTTTCGGGGGCAAAGTTATCATAATAATTTATGCCAGTTTCTAAGCTAAATAGACCAGTATTGATAACTTCATCACATAGGCTTACAATCTTATTAAGATCTGTGTTGTCAAAAGAAAACGGAGGAATACGATCCTCGTCTGCATAAACAGCTTTGTTTAATAATACTTTAGCGAGAAATGCACGAGCTGTAGTTTTATTTGCACGAGAAATATTAGAGGTTTCAGGTAAAAGTGTTATAGCTTCTTCAAGATTTGAGATTATAAAGTTTACGGCTTCTTCACCTTTTAAAGTAACAGGTACGTCGCCTAAACTGTCTAGATTTTCTCTAAAAGGCACTTGACCGAATAAATCGTTAATGTAAAATATAAACCAAGCTTGCAAAAATAAAGCCTCACCTCTTTCTTGACCTTCAGCAATTTCTAAAGCTTCAATAGATCTAAATACACCACCAGACAAATCATTGAATGTGTTTAAAATAAAATTATTATCATTTGCCCAGGTATGTTGGTGCAATACACGCCAAACACCGTTATCATCCCAGTCACCACCTCGTGTTGGTCCGATAACTTCATCACTTGAATGTTCTTGAAGGGCAAATATTAAATCTTGAGTTGCAAAACCTCTTAAAACGGTATAATTTGCATCTACAAGTTGTCTCGCATCAACTAATCCTAGAGAAGTTTCTTTATTTATACTACTTCCGAGATCTCTTTCTAAATCTGTACAGCTCGTTAAAACTAAGATCTTGCACAAAAATGTTGATAAAAATATTCTTTTCATAATTTTTTCTTTAAATATACAATTTTTAATTAAAATGAAACATTAATACCTAATGTATAGGTTCTAGCTCTTGGATAAGATAAGTAATCTATACCAAAAGAGGGCACACCATTTAATGTATTACTGGTATTGACCTCTGGGTCAAAACCGCTATATGGCGTGATGACAAATAAATTCTGACCTGTGGCATAAATTCTTAAATTCTTAATATATTGAGGTAATAAACCAGCATCAAAATTATAACCAACAGTTAAATTACTCAGGCGAATAAAATCACCAGATTCCAAAAATCTTGTAGAAACTGCATTTGCAAGATCTGGGTTTTCACCATTTCCAACCAAATCTGACAATATATTTCTGGCAGTCAAGTTGTTTTTAGCTAAGACATTGGCAGTGTTGTTATAAATCTCATGACCATAGGCACCGTTCATATTAACTGCCATATCCCAATTTTTGTAGCGAACGTTGGCATTTAAACCTACTAAAATGTTTGGGTTGGGATCTCCCACAAATCTTTTATCAGCTTCAGTAGATGCATTTGTCGTCGTACCACCGTCAGCAGTCAAGTAAGTTGGATTACCATCTGCATTCACTCCAGCATAAACTGGCATATAGAAAGAATTTATAGGTTCACCATCATCAATTCGTTGAGAAACAGCACCAGTTAGACCTTGTCCAAATATCGTACCAATATCAATCGGAGCGCCTGTGAAATCTTGTAATTCATTTTTAAGAAAAGAAATGTTTCCACCAAGTGTAAAACTCCATTCTTCGGTATTGACAACATCTCCAAATAAGGTTAATTCAAGACCTTGATTTTGAACTGTACCATCTATATTTTCCCATCTTCTAGTGCCAGGAGGTGCAGGCTGTATTGGATCAACTAAAAATAAAAGTTTATCGGTATCTCGTTGAAATACATCAATAGATCCAGATAATTTATTGTCTAAAACAGCAAAGTCAACACCAATATTTATGGTTTCATTAACTTCCCATTGTAAATCTGGATTAGCGGCTGTTTCTTGTTGGGCAATAGTGTTGCCTTGTCCATCATTTCTTATGACAAATCTCTCATCAGCAAGACCTGCAGGGAAATTTTGGTTTCCAGATTGTCCCCAACTTGCTCTCAGTTTGAGTTGGTCAAAAAAGTCAGGGGCAAAATTTTCTTCATTAATTTTCCAAGCTTCAGACAAATGCTGGGAAATATCCCCATTCATTATTGTCGCCAAATTTGTTTGATCCATCAGCTCTAAAGGTAGCCGTTAAGGTATATTTTCCGTAGGCGTCAAAAATTGCACGACCAAAGTATGACTCTAGGTCTGCTGTGGGTGCTTTAAATGATTCTATGACTCTTTCATTAAATCCATTTAAGAAATCATTTTCATTACCTGGGTCTAATGATATATTTTCACCAATAGCAGAATATCCTCTCGAGGACGTTTGCTGGAAACCATAACCTGCTAAAACTTGAATTTTAAAATCCTCATTGATTTCTTTATTATAGTTTAATGTATGCTCAATAAGTTGGGTATAGAGAATTTTATTTGAATTTGAGGCTAAACCTCTATTCCAAACAGTTTGTAAATCATAATTTCTAGAGATGCTTGTTCTGTTGTTAGACTCAGAACGGTCAACACCAAAATTCAGTTTATAATCTAGACCATCAATAATCTCAAATGTTGCAGAAATATTACCAACAATTCTTGAAGTTTCTTCTTCAATATTTGTGTATTCTGATAGTGCAAGTGGGTTAAAACTCAAAGCTGGTCCTAAATCATCAC
This genomic window from Flavobacterium sp. CS20 contains:
- a CDS encoding VCBS repeat-containing protein; the protein is MKQSNAISKFDYTILNSTDLFENISSKKIPFEHYEYQSYEFSRQPLIPYMNANLGPKVSIADINQDGLNDIFIGNAKFKPSRLFVQQADGSFQSQQEDVFRTHEKNEDLDQKFIDIDNDNDLDLIVISGGNEFQSGVALQPRLYLNDNGKFIFKDKAFPVLNQQFNSIATTDVNQDGYIDVFLGAGIDFNTFGQSPKSYLLLNQQSNSFKDATRAYLSSHQLGMIRDAQFKDLNNDGQVELIIAGHFMPIQVFELKNNSFEKINIKALENSNGLWNTIHFVDIDHDGLQDIIAGNFGTNTKLKASFEQPLKLHLNDFNQNGQAESLLSYFHQDKEVLFNTKDELVAQIPTINKKFRSYKAFAKAEIEDVFDPKLWNGADKKHVYTLETSFYKNLGNFNFKSVNLPQDVQFSSVNAVLDTDVNGDDLPELILTGNRFNLNTQLGQLDANHGLILKYKNNRFSVWKNHNLNLKGRINSAETIKVKNEKWLIFGSNNDSLQIRKLLK
- a CDS encoding CRTAC1 family protein; this encodes MYKFPFIVIGLLLLLWSCQNNHQRQEKIDVGFNVLTSQSTNIKFNNKLTSKPELNILNYLYFYNGAGVSVADFNNDNLPDIFFTGNQTPNQLYLNKDNLKFKNITQSSQIPKNNWSTGATSVDINQDGLMDIYICQVTGLNDTKAYNQLLVNQGVDKKGIPTFKDEADKYGLNISSYAQQAGFFDYDKDGDLDLFLLNHSLHPNRTYGNGKKRLQFNPLAGDKIFKNQNNKFVEVTADSNIFSSEIGYGLDFSLSDINLDGYTDIYVGNDFFENDYLYINQRNKTFLDIISQNQNALGHTTHFSMGNAIADINNDLKPDIISVDMLPEHIEEYKVSGTEYPYLTYQQYLKNNYAPQYMSNTLHLNQGNLNFSEVANSKNVAATDWSWSALVADFNNDSSSDIFVSNGIFGATNDMDFINFISDKTYQNKINQGLEKKDLNLLEKLPKYKKQNKLFLNKDNKSFKDTFKHWKKQPTSYSNGSTYADLDNDGDLDIIVNNINDEAMIYENLSNANYLKIKFDGNKPNQNGIGTKVVLFVDGKKMLRENYVNQGYMSSTIPEIHFGLGQTKTVDSAWVI
- a CDS encoding RagB/SusD family nutrient uptake outer membrane protein; the protein is MRGLKYLPDYQNIDTPENDYALIRYAEVLLTKAEALFRLGQEGEALQIINDIRTSRGASTLSALTEDDIIDERGRELWWEGHRRTDLIRFGKFLDSWNEKSASEPFRVLFPIPERTVANNPNLTQNPGY
- a CDS encoding RagB/SusD family nutrient uptake outer membrane protein, with amino-acid sequence MKRIFLSTFLCKILVLTSCTDLERDLGSSINKETSLGLVDARQLVDANYTVLRGFATQDLIFALQEHSSDEVIGPTRGGDWDDNGVWRVLHQHTWANDNNFILNTFNDLSGGVFRSIEALEIAEGQERGEALFLQAWFIFYINDLFGQVPFRENLDSLGDVPVTLKGEEAVNFIISNLEEAITLLPETSNISRANKTTARAFLAKVLLNKAVYADEDRIPPFSFDNTDLNKIVSLCDEVINTGLFSLETGINYYDNFAPENGQISSELIFTQANTRGEPGGNVASRYLMTLHYNQNPGGWNGFTTIADFYNKFEDNDVRKGGVDYPGLTDVSGLKAGFLIGQQYDVDGNPLQDRNGNPLVFTLESPIISEGPTLETSGYEA
- a CDS encoding TonB-dependent receptor — its product is MNGDISQHLSEAWKINEENFAPDFFDQLKLRASWGQSGNQNFPAGLADERFVIRNDGQGNTIAQQETAANPDLQWEVNETINIGVDFAVLDNKLSGSIDVFQRDTDKLLFLVDPIQPAPPGTRRWENIDGTVQNQGLELTLFGDVVNTEEWSFTLGGNISFLKNELQDFTGAPIDIGTIFGQGLTGAVSQRIDDGEPINSFYMPVYAGVNADGNPTYLTADGGTTTNASTEADKRFVGDPNPNILVGLNANVRYKNWDMAVNMNGAYGHEIYNNTANVLAKNNLTARNILSDLVGNGENPDLANAVSTRFLESGDFIRLSNLTVGYNFDAGLLPQYIKNLRIYATGQNLFVITPYSGFDPEVNTSNTLNGVPSFGIDYLSYPRARTYTLGINVSF